From Aphelocoma coerulescens isolate FSJ_1873_10779 chromosome 15, UR_Acoe_1.0, whole genome shotgun sequence, one genomic window encodes:
- the LOC138119389 gene encoding carbonic anhydrase 15-like isoform X2, with product MGPTGLGITFLTLPLVVRAAEGGQWCYDSQDPQCVMLSLESESASEHITISGGGLPGRYRAIQLHFHWGSPAGNGSEHTLDGRQLPMEMHIVHMNVKYQTLAEAKGHPNGLAVLGFFFQVSETTNTNYNTIVAGLRNVSHAGDSVDLASTFRLSTLLPRASRLSGYYRYQGSLTTPDCSEAVIWTVFEEPVEIGREQLKAFVSTLHFPLEGSMLLKMINNFRPPQPLRSRKIFASRGATARGGSLHGGHHQLLSPLLLLALLSLFLPAP from the exons GGCAGTGGTGTTACGACTCACAGGACCCCCAATGCG TGATGCTGAGCCTGGAGAGTGAATCGGCCTCTGAGCACATCACCATCAGTGGCGGGGGCCTCCCTGGCAGGTACCGTGCGATCCAGCTCCACTTCCACTGGGGCAGCCCAGCCGGGAATGGTTCCGAGCACACCCTTGACGGGCGCCAGCTTCCCATGGAG ATGCACATCGTCCACATGAATGTCAAGTACCAGACACTGGCAGAGGCCAAGGGGCATCCCAATGGGCTGGCTGTCCTTGGCTTCTTCTTCCAG GTCTCTGAAACCACTAACACCAACTATAACACCATCGTGGCGGGGCTCAGGAATGTCTCCCACGCTG GGGACTCTGTGGATTTGGCCTCCACCTTCCGCCTGAGCACGCTGCTGCCACGTGCCAGCCGGCTCTCCGGCTACTACCGCTACCAGGGCTCCCTCACCACCCCCGACTGCAGCGAGGCCGTCATCTGGACTGTTTTCGAGGAGCCAGTGGAAATTGGCCGGGAGCAG CTGAAAGCATTCGTCAGCACCCTCCACTTCCCACTCGAGGGATCCATGCTCCTAAAGATGATCAACAACTTCCGCCCGCCGCAGCCCCTCCGCAGCCGGAAGATCTTTGCCTCCCGGGGTGCCACAGCCAGAGGTGGGTCCCTGCACGGGGGCCACCACCAGCTCCTCTCGCCTCTGCTCCTCCTGGCCTTGCTCAGCCTCTTCTTGCCAGCCCCGTAG
- the LOC138119389 gene encoding carbonic anhydrase 15-like isoform X1 yields the protein MGPTGLGITFLTLPLVVRAAEGGQWCYDSQDPQCGPSHWKELKATCGGDKQSPVNIDRRQLQRDGGLGDILFEGYDQAPPGKWRLTNNRHTVMLSLESESASEHITISGGGLPGRYRAIQLHFHWGSPAGNGSEHTLDGRQLPMEMHIVHMNVKYQTLAEAKGHPNGLAVLGFFFQVSETTNTNYNTIVAGLRNVSHAGDSVDLASTFRLSTLLPRASRLSGYYRYQGSLTTPDCSEAVIWTVFEEPVEIGREQLKAFVSTLHFPLEGSMLLKMINNFRPPQPLRSRKIFASRGATARGGSLHGGHHQLLSPLLLLALLSLFLPAP from the exons GGCAGTGGTGTTACGACTCACAGGACCCCCAATGCG GGCCCAGCCACTGGAAGGAGCTGAAAGCCACATGCGGTGGCGACAAGCAGTCCCCTGTGAACATCGACAGGCGCCAGCTGCAGCGGGATGGTGGCCTCGGGGACATCCTCTTCGAGGGTTACGACCAGGCTCCCCCTGGCAAGTGGAGGCTGACAAACAACAGGCACACAG TGATGCTGAGCCTGGAGAGTGAATCGGCCTCTGAGCACATCACCATCAGTGGCGGGGGCCTCCCTGGCAGGTACCGTGCGATCCAGCTCCACTTCCACTGGGGCAGCCCAGCCGGGAATGGTTCCGAGCACACCCTTGACGGGCGCCAGCTTCCCATGGAG ATGCACATCGTCCACATGAATGTCAAGTACCAGACACTGGCAGAGGCCAAGGGGCATCCCAATGGGCTGGCTGTCCTTGGCTTCTTCTTCCAG GTCTCTGAAACCACTAACACCAACTATAACACCATCGTGGCGGGGCTCAGGAATGTCTCCCACGCTG GGGACTCTGTGGATTTGGCCTCCACCTTCCGCCTGAGCACGCTGCTGCCACGTGCCAGCCGGCTCTCCGGCTACTACCGCTACCAGGGCTCCCTCACCACCCCCGACTGCAGCGAGGCCGTCATCTGGACTGTTTTCGAGGAGCCAGTGGAAATTGGCCGGGAGCAG CTGAAAGCATTCGTCAGCACCCTCCACTTCCCACTCGAGGGATCCATGCTCCTAAAGATGATCAACAACTTCCGCCCGCCGCAGCCCCTCCGCAGCCGGAAGATCTTTGCCTCCCGGGGTGCCACAGCCAGAGGTGGGTCCCTGCACGGGGGCCACCACCAGCTCCTCTCGCCTCTGCTCCTCCTGGCCTTGCTCAGCCTCTTCTTGCCAGCCCCGTAG
- the IGLL1 gene encoding immunoglobulin lambda-like polypeptide 1, whose protein sequence is MAWVPLLLVVLAHSTGSLVQAALSQPSELSANVGETVKITCSGSSYSYGWYQQKVPGSGPVTVIYYNDKRPEGIPSRFSGSKSGSTGTLTITGVQAEDEAVYFCGSYDSLCGVFGAGTMLTVLGQPKVAPTVHLFAPSSEEMTSLGKATLVCLVENFYPRSVTVEWVGDGSTITTGVETSQPQRQSNNQYMASSYLSLEASTWQSYSSVSCKVRHEAGNVEKTVKRSEC, encoded by the exons ATGGCCTGGGTCCCTCTTCTCCTCGTGGTGCTCGCCCACAGCACAG gtTCCCTGGTCCAGGCAGCGCTGTCTCAGCCATCCGAGCTGTCAGCCAACGTGGGAGAGACGGTCAAGATCACCTGCTCTGGTAGCAGCTACAGCTATGGCTGGTACCAGCAGAAGGTCCCTGGCAGTGGCCCTGTCACTGTGATCTACTACAATGATAAGAGACCCGAGGGCATCCCTTCGCGATTCTCCGGATCCAAGTCCGGCTCCACGGGCACTTTAACCATCACTGGGGTCCAGGCCGAGGACGAGGCTGTCTATTTCTGTGGTAGCTATGAC TCACTGTGTGGTGTATTCGGGGCCGGGACGATGTTGACCGTCCTAG GCCAGCCCAAGGTCGCTCCCACCGTCCACCTCTTCGCGCCATCCTCCGAGGAGATGACGTCCCTGGGCAAAGCCACCCTGGTGTGTCTGGTGGAGAACTTCTACCCGCGCTCCGTGACAGTGGAATGGGTGGGTGATGGCAGCACCATCACCACTGGTGTGGAGACCAGTCAGCCCCAGCGGCAGAGCAACAACCAGTACATGGCCAGCAGCTACCTGTCGCTGGAGGCCAGCACGTGGCAGAGTTACAGTTCTGTCTCGTGCAAGGTCAGGCACGAGGCTGGAAATGTGGAGAAGACCGTGAAAAGATCCGAGTGCTAA